In Raphanus sativus cultivar WK10039 unplaced genomic scaffold, ASM80110v3 Scaffold1014, whole genome shotgun sequence, a single window of DNA contains:
- the LOC130503558 gene encoding PHD finger protein ALFIN-LIKE 7-like: MYCHDLDILFIMLKGGCFSNDHDVWDVLCTPVVSDENLRLYGLPNGSWEVDLPVDEVPPELPEPALGINFARDGMAEENWVSLIAVHSDSWLISAAFYIGARFSFDKN, encoded by the exons ATGTATTGCCATGACTTGGATATTCTGTTTATAATGCTAAAAGGTGGATGCTTTTCCAATGACCATGATGTTTGGGATGTGCTCTGTACTCCAGTAGTTT CCGATGAAAACTTGCGTCTTTACGGACTTCCAAACGGGTCATGGGAGGTTGATCTCCCTGTCGACGAGGTCCCTCCTGAGCTTCCTGAACCAGCTCTTGGCATCAACTTCGCAAGGGATGGTATGGCAGAGGAAAACTGGGTTTCTCTGATTGCAGTTCACTCTGACTCTTGGCTCATCTCTGCTGCCTTTTACATTGGTGCACGTTTCTCTTTTGATAAAAACTAG